The Ketobacter alkanivorans genome includes the window CAAGATCAATTTATTGGCCGAATGGATTGTAAAGCACACCGTAAAACCAGGCATCTGGAAATCAAGTCACTCTATTTTGAGCAACACGATTTTGAGGCGGCTGCAATTATTGATGCATTCACAGATGCCGTTGCAACGTTTTGCCGGTTTCAAGAATGCGATTCGGTGTCGTTAACAAAAGTCCATCCCAAAAATTTAGCCCAGCAGTTGTGCCATGCACTGCATAAAATCGAAGAGTAGCGGGAGAAGCAATTCAACACACAAATAGGCAAGCCAAACTCTAACAGCAAACTACGTAGTTGTAAGTGGTTACATCATGCGATAGGGCTTGGCAGTCCTGAAATGTTTTTCACAACAAGACGTTCAAGCCCATATCTGCAAACACCTCTTTAAACAGGTTGAACCACAACACAAAAATGATAATGACCTATCTGTGCACTCTGGGTAGATGCATTTGGAAACTCAGCAGCAACATTTGCCAGTATTTTCGCGGTAGTTAAAGGATGAAAGGATATCAATACCGCGAATACTCTTTTATTTAATGGACGAGCAGAGCCATGAATTTGTTCAGCAAATCTATAGTAGTCAAGGCGATCGCTCATTGGCTTTAACTTTTCCATGTCGCTCTTAAGCGCACTTTTCCAGCTCATTGATGAGAACTTGCCACGTTTATTCCCACTTTCGGCCTTTATCTCAATATAATAGCAGGTACGCTTGTCAACAAAGTTCTTTAAACTAAACGGGTGCATCGGGTCTGGTGGTGGTGGGCGATGATGAACTGCGGCGAAATCCGAATTCAAAGACCTCCAGTGAGGTGCATCATACGGGATCTCTCTAATTTTTGTCCCGCCAAAATCCGGATGCTCCGTTGAAACTCCCCAGCGCGTCTTAATGGCCCTGTCGATAATAACTTGGGCATAGATTTCGTTTTGGGCGCCGGATTTAAAACCTTCAACAAGTTCAGGGCCGTAATTTACTATTAAATTTGCAAAAGTAGTAGGTTTCATGCGCCATCCTGATTGGCTACCGTTAGTTAATGCTTTCAGTTCAATTAACTACGAATGAACTTGATCCCCTGGTCAAACCATTCTCGATATCGAGTTGGTTCTACATTTCACTTTTCAACAGGTGATCATGGTTGCCTAATATATATTAAGTTTTTCGACGACGCGATGCTTTAGTGCTGATAGCCTCTTTCTTGACTCACTCGCCTGTATCAAAACGTTGTTCCAACTCCCTGGCTATAAACTCAATAAAGGCCCGTGTCTTTGCAGGCATATATTCCCGCCTGGGAAACACAGCATAAATGGATCGCTGCGTTCTGGTCAGCCCTGGGAATAGGTTAATCAGTTTTCCTTCCGCCACTTCCTCTTCCAGCAGAAAGCTCGGAACTCGAGCGATGGCAGTGCCACCCAGGACAATCGCTTTAAGCGCCAGACTGTTGTTGGAAACGATATCCGCCTTTAACTTGATCACGGTTGTTATGCCCTGTTCATCCTCAAAAGCCCATTCCAAAGCCGAATCCTGAAAGCGGAAACTGGCTATACGATGATGGGTGAGATCCTCTGGTGATTGCGGCACGCCATGCTGTTCGAGATAGGCAGGCGCAGCCACTACCAAATGATTACAGGTACCAAGGCGGCGAGCGGTGAGGGAAGAATTCCCCAGTTCACCGATGCGGATGGAGATATCGAAGCCGGGCTCAATCACATCCAGTTTGCGGTCATCGAAGTTCAACTCTATTTGCACCAGCGGGAACTGCACCAGGAAACGGGGAATCAGCGGCGCTATATGCAGGATACCAAAGGACATGGGCAGGTTCACAAAGAGACGGCCGCGGGGTTCGCGGTTCATTGATCGCACCTCATCCACCGCCGCATCAATACTGCCCAGGCTATTGCTGCATTCCTGATAAAAGCGCTCCCCTGCCTCGGTCAGGCTAAGGCTGCGGGTGGTGCGGTTCAATAGCCTCACCCCCAGATGGCTTTCCAGCAGGCTCAACCGCTTGCTCAATACGGAGCGGGATGAGCCGAGGGCTTCCGCAGCCCCGGTGAAGCTGCCTGCTTCTACCACCGCCACGAAATTGCGGATCTCTTCCAGCATGGATTACCTCTCGACGAGCTCATGTTGTGTTTGATTAGTCAATTTATGAGAACAATCTTATTCCTAAACATGCGTTTATCAACCTTTTAGATGCGAATAGGCTGTATTCACCTTAGATAACCCGTATCGAGACACCTTCAAGCAAGAGGCGTATGACCATGCAACCACTTTTCCGCGCATTGAGCGCATTCCTTCTACTAGTCTCAGCGTTGCCTGCCGCCATGGCGGAGGGGCGACAACCCGGCGTTAGCCCTTGGGGGCCTGACGATGAAATCGGACGCCTTAACCTGATGACTGACGAATCCCGTGCCAACGTGCTGTCGCGCATTCTGGGGGGCAAAAGTTATGACCTGTCAGTGGAGTACTACATTGGTATGCCCAGCTGGCAGGCGGCAGGAGATCCCCATTACCGCATCTGGATGACCCACACCCCCGAAGGCACGGTGATCGACGACCCTATGAACCTGGGGGTTACCATGAATCAGCATGTCAGCTATACCGGTGCGGCGGTTTCCATGTATACCCATATGGGCACCCATATCGATGCCCTCAACCACTTTGGGCTGGACGGTAAAATCTGGAATGGCTTCGCGGCAAAAGATTATGCCGGAGATCGCGGCTGGCGTGTTGCCGGCATTGAAAATTTTCCACCCATCATAGCCCGTGGTGTGTTGATTGATGTGGCTGCGAGTAAGGGTAAACGCATGCTTCCCGATGGTTACCGCATTAGCCGCAGCGATATTGAGGAGGCGCTACGCCAACAGCAAATCAAATTGCAAACCGGAGATGTGGTGTTACTTCGCACCGGTCGCATGCAGGACTATGACAACGCCAAAGCCTATATGCGCAACCCTCCTGGCTTGAGCTACCACGCAGCAAAATTTCTGGTGGAGACCGCGGGGGCAATGATCGTGGGTGCGGATAACCTAAGCCTGGAGGCGTTTCCCTCGGAATTGGAATCTGACTATGTGCCTGTGCATACCTATCTGCTCGCAGAGCAGGGCGCTCCCATTATTGAACTGGTTAATCTAGAAGAGTTATCCAGTGATCAGGTTTATGAATTTGCGTTTATCGGCAGTCCACTGAAACTTCGTGGTGCCGACGCTGCGCCGTTGCGACCAACCGCCTTTCCCCTGCGCTGAAATTGGAGTTTTTGCATGAACGCACTATTGAAGCGATCCAGCAATCTGCCGGTAGATCCGTTATTTCTTGGCCGCTGGTCACCCCGCGCATTTGATGGTCGCTCGTTGCCGCTGGATGATCTTATGACTTTATTTGAAGCTGCCCGTTGGGCGCCTTCGGCCTATAACAAACAACCATGGCGCTTTTTATATGCATTACCGGAGGATGAATTCTGGCCGACCTATGTTTCGTTACTGGATCCATTCAATGCGAGTTGGGCCCGGCATGCCGGTGCACTTATCTTTCTGCTAGGTGACACTCGCTCTTCCAGCCACCGCTTTGATGTCGGCGCGGCCTGGAGTCATATTGCCTTGCAGGCCCACCTGCTGGGCTACCAGGCACACGCCATGGGCGGCATTATGCACGCTTCAGTGCGCACAGAATTAGCGGTGCCGGAGTATTTGAATGTCGAGATCGGCATCGCCGTTGGCTCTGAGGGCGATGCCGGGAAGCTGCCTGATGAATTGCGCCAAAGGGAACAACCCAGTGACCGCCGCCCCCTGGCTGAATTGATCTCCCGAGGGCGCTACCGATGACTTACCTCCGCGACGCCCGCTTTTTACTAGTAACATGCGGTATTTTGCTGGGCTTTACCTTTCCAATGGCCAAGCTGGCAAACCAGGTTGCCCTGCCGGTGACAACCTGGGTAGTCATCAATTCACTGGGCGCCAGTATAGCGCTGCTGCCATTGCTGGTGTTTAGTCGGCAGTTGCGTTGGCCCAAGGGCCGACAATGGCGTTATGTGCTAATCGCGGGCCCGTTAACATTCGCCGGGCCCAACCTGCTGGTATTTCTGGTGGTACCCAAGGTAGGTGCAGGCTATGGCGGCGTCATGTTCGCGCTGTCTCCGGTATGCACACTGCTGCTGGCCCATATTGCTGGGCTGGGCCAGATGAATCGTCAGCGTTATCTGGGGCTGCTGCTTGGCTTGTCGGGGGCTGTAGGTATCAGTCTGACTCGCGACAACCCAAGCTTCCCGGCAGAGCCGGTTTGGTTGCTGATCGCCGCGCTGCTACCTTTCGTGCTTGCATTGGGTAATGTCTATCGCACTATCGACTGGCCGGAAAATGCCTCTCCCGAACTGCTGGCATTCTGGAGCCATACTTTGGCGGCGCTGATATACAGTTTTATTGCGCTGGGAAGTGACCACGCAGCCCTATGGCAAGGCTTGCAATCCAATTCGAAATTGATAGGTGTCCAGCTGATTCTGGCCGGCCTGATCGCCCCCTTGCTGTTTCGGTTGCAACGTTTCGGCGGCCCCGTTCTACTGAGTCAGATTGGTTATGTGGCCGCAGGAACCAGCCTGTTGGTTGCAACCCTGATTATGGGCGAGCGCTATCCGATCCTTACCTGGTTATGTGCATTCATGATTTTACTGGGCGTGATTGTTGGGGTTCTGAAGTCAGCTACAGTACGCACTGCAGGTTAATGTCAACGTCTGCGTATGGCCGGATACGAATCGCCCATATGTCTTTTAACTTGAGGGGCAATTTCTGACCTACCAATTTGCCTTTGCTCCATGGTGTACGCTGGCTAGTAGTTGCAATGCTCATTTTTCATTCCTTTGCCATAGGGGTGGAACTCTTACCCCTGCTCTTTTACGCGGCATTGATATATTGTATCATTACAAGGTCTCGTATAATGCTTTCCAGGCTGTTCTATATTCACACATATTCTAAGAGGATACCCGATGAACCGTCCTTCAATCACTGCTCTTTCCTGGTTTGCCTTGCTACCGCTGGCGGCACTGGCGGGTAACGATGAGCATCACCATGTACAGCACGGCGCACATGTTCATGGAGAAGCTGCCTTGTACCTGATGCTACAAGGTAACGAGCTGGAAATGGAGTTTCATTCACCGGCGATGAATATTGTTGGTTTCGAACACAAGGCAGTCAGTGTGGAGGAAAAGCAGAAAATCCAGAATGCCCTTGCCATCCTGAAACAGACCGACGAGCTATTCGCATTCAAGGGCACCCAGTGCAAACTAGAAAAAGCTGAAGCCGAATTTAAGCTGGAAGAAAGCGATGAGCATGACGCAGAAGAACATCATGATCACGAGGCGGAAGGCAATCACGCAGAGCACAGTGAGTTTGATGTGACTTATCAATTCACCTGCGATGATGGGAAAAGTCTGCGTGTAATTGAGGTTAACCTGCCGGCGAGATTCAGCGGTATTCGAACACTGGATGCTGAGTGGGTTCTGAAAGGTAAGCAGGGTGCAGCAGAACTGACAAAGGATACCAACACTATCCAGGTGAAGTAGATGAACGCAACCAAACTGAAAAAAAACCTGACTCGAGCGGAGCAAAACTGCATTGCCCACGGTGTCAGGCTGACCACAAAACGCAAACACATCCTGCAACTGCTATTGCAATCGGATACGCCGCTGTCAGCCTACGAACTGGCGACTCACTATAATGAAACGTTCAACGAAACGATACCTGCGATGTCGGTGTATCGGATGCTGGACTTTCTGGTGGCCGAAGGGTTGGTGCATAAATTGAACTCCGCCAATAAGTACGTTGCCTGTGCCCATATCACCTGTGACCACTCCCATGAGGTACCGCAATTCCTGATTTGTGCACGCTGCCAAAGTGTTAAAGAAGTGGGAATCAGCCCTGATATTATTGAGGCTTTGGAGGCCAGCGTCGCACAGGCAGGCTACCTGCTGACCCAGCCGCAGATTGAGCTGCATTGTCTATGCGAACGTTGTGTCCAGGCAGCTTAAAAATTACTGCGGAGTCTCGATGTAAGGTACTACACTGGCTGCCTCCAGTAGATAGGCGGAGGTTGCCATTTGATGCTGAAACAGGCTGGTTTTGAGTAAACCGGAGATATGGAACGCATCATACAGCTCATCTATCCTCAGACCCTGAGGGTAGTCCACCAGGATGATCTGGTTGGGCGGTGGTGGTGGCACATGAATACAGGCGCCAAAATAAGGTACCAGAAAGAATCTGATTGTCCTTTGTTTATCATCAAAGTCGATGGGTACGATAAAACCGGGAATGCGGATGTGCTGGTTATTGAAGGCCTCCACCACATTGGTGGAGCTGAGCGCCTGTTGGTAGCGACTATCATTTGCTTGGGCGATGGCATTGGACATCTGGCTGCTGAGTTGATCCATTTCAGATCCGTCTGGAATATTCATGACCTCATCCGGCGGTTGCAATAACGCCTCCAGATCTTCTTTTGGCATCAATTCGGTCCATTCAACATCTTGATAGCTGACGGGTTTGGTGGATTCTGTTATGGCATTCGACACTGTCGTAGAATCGGAGCTTTGTGGGTCAGGCCCACAGGCGGTCATCACCAATACAACACTGAATAGGAATAGGCGGTTAAATGACATTACAGCAACCATGATTTATACCTCGGGCAGAGCGATTTCGAGGTGCTATAGTAACGGGCAACTTCGCCCAAGAGAACGCTAACGTGACAAAAAAACATGACTGATCTGGAACCGAACACGCAGGCCATCGCCATTAACGGTTTGCAATTTGCTTATCCACGCACGACAACGTCGGTGCTGGATATGCCACATTGGCGGGTCGAGCGTGGTGATCTGGTTTTTCTGAAAGGTGCATCCGGTGCCGGCAAATCCACATTGCTGAATTTACTGGCGGGTATACTAACTGCCTTGCCTGGAACCCTTCAACTGCTCGGGCAGGATCTGGCAGCACTATCCTCACGTCAGCGCGATACCTTTCGTGCGCGTCACATTGGCATGGTGTTCCAGCAATTCAATTTAATCCCGTATCTGAGCGTGTTCGACAATATCCAGTTAGCGAGCCATTTTGCAGGTCTCGCACGCGATGCGACTGTAATTCGGGCACAACGTCTGTTCGAAGCCCTTGATCTCAATGGAGCTTTATTGCAGCAGCATGCCGGTCAGCTCAGCGTAGGCCAGCAGCAACGGGTGGCCATCGTCAGAGCCTTGATCAACAATCCAGAAATACTGCTGGTGGATGAGCCAACTTCGGCGCTGGATGCTGATCTGAGGGATCGTTTTATCCAGTTGTTACTGGATATATGTCGTCAACAACAAAGTACGCTGATTTTTGTCAGTCACGACATGCAACTGGCGCATCATTTTTCCCAGGTGGTGCCGCTGGATTCCATTAACCGAGCGCAGCATCTTCACCATGTTTTTTAAACTTGCCTGGAATAGCCTGCGCAGCCGCAGCGCTACCGCGTTACTGACTGTTTTTTCAATTGCCATCAGCGTATTCGTATTGCTTGGGGTAGATCATATCTGCCACGAAGCCAAACGCAATTTCAGCCAAACTGTTTCCGGTGTGGATTTGATAGTCGGAGCCCGCACGGGTCAGGTGAATCTGCTGCTGTATTCTGTTTTCCATATTGGCAACGCCACCAACAATATTGACTGGCGCAGCTACCAGCATGTTGCCAATGATCCCAATGTCGCCTGGACCATACCTATTTCCCTCGGAGATTCCCATCACGGCTATCGGGTGATGGGCACCACGACGGATTTTTTTACCCGCTATCATTATGGTCAGAAAAGGCCACTGACTTTTGCGGCTGGTAAACCCTTTGACAATCTGTTCGATGTGGTACTGGGCGCACAGGTGGCAGCGAATCTGGGCTACGAGATCGGTGATCCCATCGTGCTAGCGCATGGCCTGGGAGCTACCAGTTTCAGTCAGCATGACGACTTGCCATTTGTTGTCAGTGGTATCCTGAAACCCTCGGGCACGCCGGTCGATCAGACATTGATGGTAAGTCTGGCCGGTATCGAATCCATTCATATGGGCTGGCAGAACGGTGTGAAGATGCCCGGTCAAGCCCCATCACGGGGAGCGCTGCAGAATATGGTGCTGACGCCACAAACCATCACTGCGTTTATGGTTGGCCTGAAATCAAAAATGGCTACGTTCCGCCTGCAACGCGCCATCAATGAATACCCCAGGGAACCATTAATGGCGATATTGCCGGGGGTCACCCTCACCGAA containing:
- a CDS encoding LysR family transcriptional regulator; this translates as MLEEIRNFVAVVEAGSFTGAAEALGSSRSVLSKRLSLLESHLGVRLLNRTTRSLSLTEAGERFYQECSNSLGSIDAAVDEVRSMNREPRGRLFVNLPMSFGILHIAPLIPRFLVQFPLVQIELNFDDRKLDVIEPGFDISIRIGELGNSSLTARRLGTCNHLVVAAPAYLEQHGVPQSPEDLTHHRIASFRFQDSALEWAFEDEQGITTVIKLKADIVSNNSLALKAIVLGGTAIARVPSFLLEEEVAEGKLINLFPGLTRTQRSIYAVFPRREYMPAKTRAFIEFIARELEQRFDTGE
- a CDS encoding cyclase family protein gives rise to the protein MQPLFRALSAFLLLVSALPAAMAEGRQPGVSPWGPDDEIGRLNLMTDESRANVLSRILGGKSYDLSVEYYIGMPSWQAAGDPHYRIWMTHTPEGTVIDDPMNLGVTMNQHVSYTGAAVSMYTHMGTHIDALNHFGLDGKIWNGFAAKDYAGDRGWRVAGIENFPPIIARGVLIDVAASKGKRMLPDGYRISRSDIEEALRQQQIKLQTGDVVLLRTGRMQDYDNAKAYMRNPPGLSYHAAKFLVETAGAMIVGADNLSLEAFPSELESDYVPVHTYLLAEQGAPIIELVNLEELSSDQVYEFAFIGSPLKLRGADAAPLRPTAFPLR
- a CDS encoding nitroreductase family protein, whose protein sequence is MNALLKRSSNLPVDPLFLGRWSPRAFDGRSLPLDDLMTLFEAARWAPSAYNKQPWRFLYALPEDEFWPTYVSLLDPFNASWARHAGALIFLLGDTRSSSHRFDVGAAWSHIALQAHLLGYQAHAMGGIMHASVRTELAVPEYLNVEIGIAVGSEGDAGKLPDELRQREQPSDRRPLAELISRGRYR
- a CDS encoding DMT family transporter — its product is MTYLRDARFLLVTCGILLGFTFPMAKLANQVALPVTTWVVINSLGASIALLPLLVFSRQLRWPKGRQWRYVLIAGPLTFAGPNLLVFLVVPKVGAGYGGVMFALSPVCTLLLAHIAGLGQMNRQRYLGLLLGLSGAVGISLTRDNPSFPAEPVWLLIAALLPFVLALGNVYRTIDWPENASPELLAFWSHTLAALIYSFIALGSDHAALWQGLQSNSKLIGVQLILAGLIAPLLFRLQRFGGPVLLSQIGYVAAGTSLLVATLIMGERYPILTWLCAFMILLGVIVGVLKSATVRTAG
- a CDS encoding DUF2796 domain-containing protein, giving the protein MNRPSITALSWFALLPLAALAGNDEHHHVQHGAHVHGEAALYLMLQGNELEMEFHSPAMNIVGFEHKAVSVEEKQKIQNALAILKQTDELFAFKGTQCKLEKAEAEFKLEESDEHDAEEHHDHEAEGNHAEHSEFDVTYQFTCDDGKSLRVIEVNLPARFSGIRTLDAEWVLKGKQGAAELTKDTNTIQVK
- a CDS encoding transcriptional repressor — protein: MNATKLKKNLTRAEQNCIAHGVRLTTKRKHILQLLLQSDTPLSAYELATHYNETFNETIPAMSVYRMLDFLVAEGLVHKLNSANKYVACAHITCDHSHEVPQFLICARCQSVKEVGISPDIIEALEASVAQAGYLLTQPQIELHCLCERCVQAA
- a CDS encoding DUF3299 domain-containing protein — encoded protein: MVAVMSFNRLFLFSVVLVMTACGPDPQSSDSTTVSNAITESTKPVSYQDVEWTELMPKEDLEALLQPPDEVMNIPDGSEMDQLSSQMSNAIAQANDSRYQQALSSTNVVEAFNNQHIRIPGFIVPIDFDDKQRTIRFFLVPYFGACIHVPPPPPNQIILVDYPQGLRIDELYDAFHISGLLKTSLFQHQMATSAYLLEAASVVPYIETPQ
- a CDS encoding ABC transporter ATP-binding protein; this encodes MTDLEPNTQAIAINGLQFAYPRTTTSVLDMPHWRVERGDLVFLKGASGAGKSTLLNLLAGILTALPGTLQLLGQDLAALSSRQRDTFRARHIGMVFQQFNLIPYLSVFDNIQLASHFAGLARDATVIRAQRLFEALDLNGALLQQHAGQLSVGQQQRVAIVRALINNPEILLVDEPTSALDADLRDRFIQLLLDICRQQQSTLIFVSHDMQLAHHFSQVVPLDSINRAQHLHHVF
- a CDS encoding ABC transporter permease; protein product: MFFKLAWNSLRSRSATALLTVFSIAISVFVLLGVDHICHEAKRNFSQTVSGVDLIVGARTGQVNLLLYSVFHIGNATNNIDWRSYQHVANDPNVAWTIPISLGDSHHGYRVMGTTTDFFTRYHYGQKRPLTFAAGKPFDNLFDVVLGAQVAANLGYEIGDPIVLAHGLGATSFSQHDDLPFVVSGILKPSGTPVDQTLMVSLAGIESIHMGWQNGVKMPGQAPSRGALQNMVLTPQTITAFMVGLKSKMATFRLQRAINEYPREPLMAILPGVTLTELWGTMAVVENTLQIVSWLVLFASLLGMCTMLLASMKERQREFAILRSIGAGPLFIWLAIELEILLMVVLGMAVALFTLWVGIMLLQNSVSEQWGLFISADLIHPQTGVMLAVIVGCSLLLGCLPALRASTLALHGKLMRG